From Daucus carota subsp. sativus chromosome 6, DH1 v3.0, whole genome shotgun sequence, the proteins below share one genomic window:
- the LOC108224697 gene encoding serine carboxypeptidase-like 17 has protein sequence MTKHTMKTLSFILVLYVLQINLFQLSFSQSFITSLPGFSGKLPFKLETGYVGVGEQDEQQLFYYFVESERNPVDDPILIWITGGPGCSAIRSFFNQLGPLRFDYENTHGKIPQLLDNPYSWTKVASVIFVDASGSGFSYAKTKDGYKTSDTITSQSIYAFLKKWLTDHPKFLNNPLYVSGLSYSGITVPIIVHDIIKGNEAGNVPQLNIKGYMIGNPLTDRFIDFNSRIQYAHNFALLSDELYESTKAHCHGDYINVNPANGLCTGALAEVNECLKDLNEHQILEPNCDDTAVLQQWDRSTFKTNPATGRVLAQLQDSDTWCRVDNYELAIAWATDAAVQKALHVRQGTTKWSKCNDDHYYLGRNDTETYKYNVPSSVVYHRNLTKKNCRALIYSGDHDMVFPYIGTRQWIHTLRLKVERTWKPWFVKGQVAGYTESFSHDDYSLTFATVKGAGHAAPEFKPEECLAMVDRWFADTQL, from the exons ATGACAAAACATACCATGAAAACACTCTCTTTTATTTTGGTCCTCTACGTTCTACAGATAAATCTTTTCCAACTTTCGTTTTCGCAGTCATTCATCACTTCTCTTCCAGGGTTTTCTGGCAAATTGCCATTTAAACTCGAGACGGG ATACGTGGGAGTCGGGGAGCAAGATGAACAGCAGTTGTTTTACTACTTTGTGGAGTCGGAGCGCAATCCGGTCGATGATCCCATCTTGATATGGATTACAGGTGGACCTGGCTGTTCTGCAATCCGATCCTTCTTTAATCAACTTG GACCTTTGAGATTTGACTACGAGAATACGCATGGGAAAATACCACAACTGTTGGATAATCCATATTCATGGACCAAG GTGGCCAGCGTCATATTTGTCGATGCATCTGGTTCCGGTTTTTCTTATGCAAAAACTAAGGATGGTTACAAAACCAGCGACACCATAACCTCTCAATCCATCTATGCCTTTCTTAAAAAG TGGCTTACCGATCATCCTAAATTTCTGAACAACCCACTATATGTTTCCGGACTTTCATACTCTGGCATAACCGTTCCTATCATCGTCCACGACATAATTAAGG GCAACGAAGCTGGAAATGTTCCCCAGTTAAATATTAAA GGATACATGATCGGTAATCCTCTCACGGATAGGTTTATTGACTTCAATTCAAGAATCCAGTATGCTCATAACTTTGCACTTCTATCTGATGAACTCTATGAG TCGACAAAGGCACATTGCCACGGTGATTACATAAACGTGAATCCCGCCAACGGATTATGTACAGGGGCTCTGGCGGAAGTAAATGAG TGTCTCAAGGACTTAAACGAACATCAAATATTGGAGCCGAATTGTGACGACACAGCCGTGCTTCAACAATGGGATAGAAGCACTTTCAAGACAAATCCTGCAACTGGTCGCGTTTTGGCTCAACTACAAGATTCCGATACATGGTGTCGG GTCGATAACTATGAGCTAGCAATTGCTTGGGCGACAGACGCAGCTGTGCAGAAAGCTCTTCACGTGCGACAG GGAACAACGAAATGGTCGAAATGCAACGATGATCATTATTATCTCGGTCGAAATGACACAGAAACTTACAAGTATAACGTTCCCAGTAGTGTTGTATATCACCGCAACCTGACCAAAAAGAATTGTCGAGCTCTTATATACAG CGGTGACCACGACATGGTTTTTCCATACATTGGAACAAGGCAATGGATCCACACTCTGAGATTAAAAGTCGAGAGAACCTGGAAGCCGTGGTTTGTTAAAGGTCAAGTAGCAGG TTACACAGAATCATTTTCACATGATGACTACTCTTTGACATTCGCAACAGTGAAG GGCGCAGGTCACGCAGCTCCTGAATTCAAGCCGGAAGAATGTTTGGCTATGGTAGATAGGTGGTTTGCTGATACTCAACTGTGA